The Burkholderia mayonis genome window below encodes:
- a CDS encoding IS5 family transposase: protein MGPKLPVTEGDFFRQPLREQINLKHPLIRLADLIDWARLSATMSASFASSRGRPATSPRLIAGLLYLQHAFDLSDEEVVWQWLENPYWQVFTGETYLQTKPPIDPSSLTRWRKRLGEAGVEELLAETIEAAKRAKVIKTTSLKRVIVDTTVMEKAIAHPTDSRLLERCREHLVKAAAQHGLKLRQNYNREAPRLAGQIGRYAHAKQYKRMKKALRTLRSRVGRVMRDVERQLEGVVQQSRAELEDLISRTKRILTQKQKDKNKLYALHAPEVECLAKGKARKPYEFGVKVSITTTHKEGLVVGARSMPGNPYDGHTLAEALEQAAILSDVQPEIAVVDRGYKGVAVDGVKVYHPGLRRGITRGLRAMIRRRSAIEPAIGHMKADGKLDRNWLKGSLGDAIHAVLCGAGHNLRMILRNLRLFYALILVALLSFRAAAPSAA, encoded by the coding sequence ATGGGTCCGAAGTTGCCGGTGACAGAGGGAGATTTCTTCCGCCAACCGCTGCGCGAGCAGATCAATCTGAAGCATCCGTTGATTCGCCTGGCCGATCTGATCGACTGGGCTCGGTTGAGCGCGACGATGAGTGCGAGTTTCGCATCGTCTCGTGGCCGACCGGCAACGTCGCCGCGTTTGATCGCAGGGCTGCTGTACTTGCAGCACGCGTTCGACCTGTCGGATGAAGAGGTCGTCTGGCAATGGCTGGAGAACCCGTACTGGCAAGTGTTCACCGGCGAGACGTACTTGCAGACGAAACCGCCGATCGATCCGTCGAGCCTGACGCGCTGGCGTAAGCGCCTGGGCGAAGCCGGCGTTGAAGAACTGTTGGCTGAGACGATCGAAGCGGCCAAACGCGCAAAGGTCATCAAGACGACGAGCCTGAAGCGGGTGATTGTCGATACGACGGTGATGGAAAAGGCGATTGCGCATCCCACCGATTCGCGCCTGCTCGAACGTTGCCGGGAACATCTGGTGAAGGCCGCCGCCCAGCACGGGCTGAAGCTGCGGCAGAACTACAACCGCGAAGCGCCGCGTCTGGCGGGCCAGATCGGGCGCTATGCGCATGCGAAGCAGTACAAGCGGATGAAGAAGGCGCTGCGCACTTTGCGTTCACGAGTGGGGCGCGTGATGCGTGACGTGGAGCGGCAACTGGAAGGCGTTGTTCAGCAAAGTCGCGCGGAGTTGGAAGACTTGATCAGCCGCACGAAGCGGATTCTCACGCAGAAGCAGAAGGACAAAAACAAGCTGTATGCGCTGCACGCGCCGGAAGTGGAGTGCCTGGCGAAAGGCAAAGCGCGCAAGCCGTACGAATTTGGCGTGAAGGTGTCGATCACCACGACGCACAAGGAAGGTCTGGTAGTCGGAGCTCGTTCAATGCCGGGCAATCCATACGACGGGCACACGTTGGCCGAAGCGTTAGAACAAGCGGCGATCCTGAGCGATGTGCAGCCGGAGATCGCCGTCGTCGACCGCGGCTACAAGGGCGTCGCCGTCGATGGTGTGAAGGTCTATCACCCAGGTTTGCGACGCGGTATCACACGCGGCCTGCGAGCAATGATCCGGCGTCGCAGCGCAATCGAACCGGCCATCGGGCACATGAAGGCCGACGGCAAGCTCGATCGAAATTGGCTCAAGGGTTCGTTGGGCGATGCGATTCATGCGGTGCTGTGCGGCGCTGGCCACAACCTGCGGATGATCCTGCGCAACCTGCGGCTTTTTTACGCCCTGATTCTCGTCGCTTTGCTCAGCTTCCGAGCCGCTGCGCCGTCGGCGGCGTAG
- a CDS encoding thioredoxin family protein produces MPALNLDTDEDRIAERLRNPDTLLVACLCAEWCGSCREYRIAFDRLADAHPDACFAWIDIETHADRLDDLDVENFPTLLIEDANAVRFFGTVLPHATIVERMLSDLTALPGAPHAPKLRNLFG; encoded by the coding sequence ATGCCCGCGCTGAACCTCGACACCGACGAAGATCGGATCGCCGAGCGCCTCCGGAATCCCGATACGCTGCTCGTCGCCTGCCTGTGCGCCGAATGGTGCGGCAGCTGCCGCGAATACCGTATTGCGTTCGACCGGCTCGCCGACGCGCACCCCGACGCCTGTTTCGCGTGGATCGACATCGAAACGCACGCAGATCGGCTCGACGACCTCGACGTCGAAAATTTCCCGACGCTCTTGATCGAGGACGCGAACGCGGTCCGTTTCTTCGGCACCGTGCTGCCACACGCGACAATCGTCGAACGAATGCTGTCCGACCTGACCGCGCTGCCGGGCGCGCCGCACGCACCGAAATTGCGCAATTTGTTCGGCTAA
- a CDS encoding type II toxin-antitoxin system HicA family toxin: protein MKTKHARTLTAIFTKPTLGGIVFADIESLVVALGGDINEGAGSRIAFELNGTRRYLYRPHPGKEAKRYQVEDLRDWFIELGIKP, encoded by the coding sequence ATGAAAACGAAACACGCCCGAACGCTCACGGCGATCTTTACGAAGCCGACCTTGGGCGGCATCGTATTCGCTGACATCGAATCGCTGGTTGTCGCGTTGGGCGGCGACATCAATGAAGGCGCAGGGTCGCGCATCGCCTTCGAATTGAACGGGACGCGCCGCTACCTATATCGCCCTCATCCGGGTAAAGAGGCAAAGCGGTATCAGGTGGAAGATTTGCGCGACTGGTTCATCGAATTGGGGATCAAACCATGA
- a CDS encoding IS5 family transposase (programmed frameshift), with amino-acid sequence MEISEAQFKQIEHCLPRQRGNVSLPNLQVLNAILYVAEHGCKWRGLPPRFGRWHTIYTRMNRWSRNGVLDRVFTELQRAQIIRVRIEAVSLDSTIVKVHPDGTGAFKKNGPQAIGKSRGGWTTKIHMVAADARTAIMFALSPGQAGDAPHGRALLERLGPPNRPLHLLMDKAYEGNETRQLALDLGFIPVVPPLSTRVEPWEYDREMYKRRNEVERLFRRLKGFRRIFSRFDKLDLMFIAFINFALIVEALR; translated from the exons ATGGAAATCTCCGAAGCCCAATTCAAACAGATCGAACATTGCCTGCCGCGACAGCGAGGCAATGTGAGCCTGCCGAACCTGCAAGTGCTCAACGCGATCCTCTATGTTGCTGAGCACGGATGTAAATGGCGCGGCCTGCCGCCACGTTTCGGTCGCTGGCATACGATCTACACGCGCATGAATCGTTGGTCTCGCAACGGCGTACTGGACCGAGTGTTCACGGAGTTGCAGCGCGCACAGATTATTCGCGTCCGAATTGAAGCGGTATCGCTGGATAGCACGATCGTGAAGGTTCATCCTGACGGCACCGGTGCGT TTAAAAAAAATGGACCCCAAGCTATCGGCAAGTCCCGTGGAGGATGGACAACCAAGATTCATATGGTTGCCGCGGATGCTCGAACAGCCATAATGTTCGCACTGTCGCCCGGTCAAGCCGGCGATGCGCCGCACGGACGTGCACTGCTCGAACGCCTGGGACCGCCGAATCGGCCGCTGCACCTGCTGATGGACAAGGCGTACGAAGGTAACGAAACCCGACAGCTCGCGCTCGATCTCGGTTTCATCCCGGTCGTTCCTCCGTTGAGCACGCGCGTCGAGCCTTGGGAGTACGACCGGGAAATGTACAAACGTCGCAACGAAGTCGAGCGGCTGTTCCGTCGATTGAAGGGCTTTCGTCGCATCTTCTCGCGCTTCGACAAACTCGATCTGATGTTCATTGCCTTTATCAACTTCGCCCTGATTGTCGAAGCCCTTCGATAG
- the dprA gene encoding DNA-processing protein DprA has translation MSPLSLTRAELAGWLRLAGAPGVPASAWAALIGAFASPEALFGASHAELAALIGDAAARAVLAPSADDFERRVDETLAWLDAPGNALVTRHDPAYPGTLAELYDPPPLLYIKGGIALLHAQAVAIVGSRDATPQGLADATRFARELSDSGLAIVSGLARGIDGAAHRGGLDGASSTVAVIGTGADLVYPACHHALAHEIAERGALVSEWPLRTPARAAHFPQRNRLIAALSGGVLIVEAAPRSGSLITARLANDMGRDVFAIPGSIHAPLSQGCHALIRDGAKLVETATDVLDEFGLDPARPAVASRNAPADAAADAGLDTDARRLLEAIGYGPVPLDLLAQRTSLASDALHQLLLRLELAGRITALPGGRYTRIDGAREPAQARRTGAVLHSGE, from the coding sequence ATGTCGCCGCTGTCGCTGACGCGCGCCGAGCTCGCTGGCTGGCTGCGGCTTGCGGGCGCGCCCGGCGTGCCGGCCAGCGCCTGGGCGGCGCTCATAGGCGCGTTCGCATCGCCCGAGGCGCTTTTCGGGGCGTCGCATGCGGAACTGGCGGCGCTTATCGGCGACGCGGCCGCTCGCGCGGTACTCGCGCCGTCCGCCGACGATTTCGAGCGGCGTGTCGACGAAACGCTCGCGTGGCTCGACGCACCCGGCAACGCGCTCGTGACCCGGCACGATCCCGCGTATCCGGGCACGCTCGCCGAGCTCTACGATCCACCGCCGCTGCTATATATAAAAGGAGGCATCGCGCTGCTTCATGCGCAGGCCGTTGCGATCGTCGGCAGCCGCGACGCAACCCCGCAGGGGCTCGCCGACGCGACGCGCTTCGCGCGCGAACTGTCGGACTCGGGCCTTGCGATCGTGTCCGGCCTCGCGCGCGGCATCGACGGCGCCGCGCACCGCGGCGGACTCGACGGAGCAAGCAGCACCGTCGCCGTGATCGGCACCGGCGCGGACCTCGTCTACCCGGCTTGCCACCACGCGCTCGCACACGAGATCGCCGAGCGCGGCGCGCTCGTCTCCGAATGGCCACTCCGCACGCCGGCGCGCGCCGCCCATTTCCCGCAGCGCAACCGGCTGATCGCCGCGCTGTCCGGCGGCGTGCTGATCGTCGAGGCGGCGCCGCGCTCCGGCTCGCTCATCACCGCGCGGCTCGCGAACGACATGGGACGCGATGTGTTCGCGATCCCCGGCTCGATCCACGCGCCGCTGTCGCAAGGCTGTCACGCGCTGATTCGCGACGGCGCGAAGCTCGTCGAGACCGCGACCGACGTGCTCGACGAATTCGGCCTCGATCCCGCCCGGCCGGCGGTCGCGAGCCGCAACGCGCCCGCCGACGCCGCGGCGGACGCCGGCCTGGACACCGACGCACGCCGGTTGCTCGAAGCAATCGGATACGGCCCGGTGCCGCTCGATCTGCTCGCACAGCGCACTTCGCTCGCGAGCGACGCCCTGCATCAGTTGCTGCTGCGTCTGGAACTGGCCGGGCGCATCACGGCGCTGCCGGGCGGCCGCTACACCCGCATCGACGGCGCGCGGGAGCCCGCTCAAGCGCGCAGGACGGGCGCCGTGCTACATTCCGGCGAGTAG
- a CDS encoding PaaI family thioesterase: protein MDENTVRDLLDRLLAPWVRSLSLTPVSVSEEGVTLRLPFSGELRHSGGVICGQVFMAAADTAMVVAISAALGEFRPMTTVALNTHFMRPVRKGDVFITARVLRMGRNLVFGEIELFDEDGKMAVHATSTYALVS from the coding sequence ATGGACGAAAACACTGTCCGTGATTTGCTGGATCGGCTCCTTGCTCCGTGGGTCCGTTCTCTTTCCCTGACTCCCGTATCGGTTTCGGAGGAGGGCGTCACCCTCCGGCTGCCGTTCTCCGGCGAGCTTCGCCATTCGGGCGGCGTAATCTGCGGTCAGGTGTTCATGGCGGCTGCCGATACTGCGATGGTCGTCGCGATCTCCGCGGCGCTCGGCGAATTCCGGCCGATGACGACCGTCGCGCTCAACACCCACTTCATGCGCCCGGTCCGCAAGGGCGACGTGTTCATCACCGCCCGCGTGCTGAGGATGGGCCGTAATCTCGTGTTCGGCGAAATCGAGCTGTTCGACGAGGACGGCAAGATGGCCGTCCACGCGACATCGACCTACGCGCTCGTCTCCTGA
- the def gene encoding peptide deformylase, which produces MALLNILHYPDRRLHKVAKPVDKIDDRIRKLVADMAETMYAAPGIGLAATQVDVHERVIVIDVSEDKNELRVFINPEIVWTGDGKQVYEEGCLSVPGVYDEVERPDRVRVRALNEQGETFEIDCEGLLAVCIQHEMDHLMGRVFVQYLSPLKQSRIKTKMKKLERAM; this is translated from the coding sequence ATGGCTTTGCTGAACATCCTTCATTACCCCGACAGACGGCTGCACAAGGTGGCCAAGCCGGTCGACAAGATCGACGACCGCATCCGCAAGCTCGTCGCCGACATGGCCGAGACGATGTACGCGGCGCCCGGCATCGGCCTCGCGGCGACGCAGGTCGACGTGCATGAGCGCGTGATCGTGATCGACGTCTCCGAGGACAAGAACGAGCTGCGCGTCTTCATCAATCCGGAGATCGTCTGGACGGGCGACGGCAAGCAGGTATACGAGGAAGGCTGCCTGTCGGTGCCCGGCGTCTACGACGAAGTCGAGCGCCCGGACCGCGTGCGCGTGCGCGCGCTCAACGAGCAAGGCGAGACGTTCGAGATCGATTGCGAAGGGCTCCTCGCGGTGTGCATCCAGCACGAGATGGATCACCTGATGGGGCGCGTGTTCGTCCAGTATCTGTCGCCGCTCAAGCAGAGCCGGATCAAGACGAAGATGAAGAAACTCGAACGCGCGATGTGA
- a CDS encoding D-2-hydroxyacid dehydrogenase family protein yields MKIAILDDYQDAVRKLNCFEMLADHEVKIFNNTVRGLGQLASRLAEVEALVLIRERTHITSQLLGKLPHLRMISQTGRVSTHIDLDACTERGIAVLEGTGSPIAPAELTWALIMAAQRRIPQYVANLKQGAWQQSGLKTSAMPPNFGLGQVLRGQTLGIWGYGKIGRLVAGYGKAFGMNVLIWGREHSLEAARADGFATAESRETFFEQADVLSLHLRLHDDTRGIVKLDDLLRMKPTSLFVNTSRAELLDESALVSALARNRPGMVAIDVYESEPILQGYSLLRMENVICTPHIGYVERESYELYFGAAFKNILAFDAGDQSSVANPEALNQGRIRR; encoded by the coding sequence ATGAAAATTGCCATCCTCGACGACTACCAGGACGCCGTCCGCAAGCTCAATTGCTTCGAGATGCTCGCCGACCATGAAGTGAAGATCTTCAACAACACGGTGCGCGGCCTAGGGCAGCTCGCGAGCCGCCTGGCGGAAGTCGAAGCGCTCGTGCTGATTCGCGAGCGCACCCACATCACGTCGCAACTGCTCGGCAAGCTCCCGCATCTGCGCATGATCAGCCAGACGGGCCGCGTGTCGACCCACATCGACCTCGACGCATGCACGGAACGCGGCATCGCCGTGCTCGAGGGCACGGGCTCGCCGATCGCACCCGCCGAACTGACCTGGGCGCTCATCATGGCCGCGCAGCGGCGCATCCCACAGTACGTCGCGAATCTGAAGCAGGGCGCGTGGCAGCAGTCCGGCCTCAAGACGTCGGCGATGCCGCCGAACTTCGGGCTCGGCCAGGTGCTGCGCGGACAGACGCTCGGGATCTGGGGCTACGGCAAGATCGGCCGGCTCGTCGCCGGCTACGGCAAGGCGTTCGGGATGAACGTGCTGATCTGGGGTCGCGAGCATTCGCTCGAAGCGGCGCGCGCCGACGGCTTCGCGACCGCCGAAAGCCGCGAAACGTTCTTCGAGCAGGCCGACGTGCTGTCGCTGCACCTGCGCCTGCACGACGACACGCGCGGCATCGTCAAGCTCGACGACCTGCTGCGAATGAAGCCGACGTCGCTCTTCGTCAATACGAGCCGCGCGGAGCTGCTCGACGAGAGCGCGCTCGTCTCCGCGCTCGCGCGCAACCGGCCGGGGATGGTCGCGATCGATGTCTACGAGAGCGAGCCGATCCTGCAGGGCTACAGCCTGCTGCGGATGGAAAACGTGATCTGCACGCCACATATCGGCTACGTCGAACGCGAGAGCTATGAGCTCTACTTCGGCGCCGCGTTCAAGAACATCCTCGCGTTCGACGCGGGCGACCAATCGAGCGTCGCGAATCCGGAAGCGCTCAATCAGGGACGGATTCGTCGCTGA
- a CDS encoding LysR family transcriptional regulator — MDHLQSMRVFVKVADLGSFARAASAMDISNAVATRHVADLEGRLGTRLLNRTTRSLSLTESGQVYLERARQILDELEDVEQMVVARNHEPVGTLRIVAPVVFGLHNLAPVLQTYTQRFPKVIPDLTLVDRQVDLVEEGFDVGIVITRQMRSASIVTRRLTTGCMVVCATPSYLEKHGMPMHPEHLVEHPCLSLPSEYWGDERVFTGPDGEVRVRPSNIVVANNTEMLRQFAMLGMGVAILPSYLIGSDIARGKLVRLLSEYRLPQVEINIAYPSRRHLPAKVRTFIDHLVEHFSQSPDTMLGEQWATQGSLGQPVDALPADALAEHPSADPALSPRLPRAPRARAVVPSPL; from the coding sequence ATGGATCATTTGCAGTCGATGCGAGTGTTCGTCAAGGTCGCAGATCTCGGCAGTTTCGCCCGGGCAGCGAGTGCGATGGACATCTCGAACGCGGTCGCGACGCGCCACGTCGCCGACCTCGAAGGCCGGCTCGGCACCCGCCTTCTGAATCGCACCACCCGTAGTCTCTCGCTGACCGAATCCGGCCAAGTCTATCTGGAGCGGGCCCGCCAGATTCTCGACGAACTCGAAGACGTCGAGCAGATGGTCGTCGCGCGCAACCACGAGCCGGTGGGCACGCTGCGGATCGTCGCGCCCGTCGTGTTCGGCCTGCACAACCTCGCGCCGGTGCTACAGACCTATACGCAGCGCTTTCCGAAAGTCATTCCAGATCTGACCCTCGTCGATCGACAGGTCGATCTCGTCGAGGAAGGATTCGATGTCGGCATCGTGATTACCCGGCAGATGCGCAGCGCGAGCATCGTCACGCGCCGGCTGACGACGGGCTGCATGGTGGTCTGTGCAACGCCGAGCTATCTGGAAAAGCACGGCATGCCGATGCATCCCGAACACCTTGTCGAGCATCCGTGCCTGAGCCTGCCGTCCGAATACTGGGGCGACGAGCGCGTGTTCACCGGCCCGGACGGCGAGGTGCGTGTGCGGCCGTCGAATATCGTCGTCGCGAACAACACCGAAATGCTGCGCCAGTTCGCAATGCTCGGCATGGGCGTCGCGATCCTGCCGAGCTATCTGATCGGCAGCGACATCGCGCGCGGCAAGCTCGTGCGCCTGCTGAGCGAGTACCGGTTGCCGCAGGTCGAGATCAACATCGCGTATCCGAGCCGCCGGCACCTGCCGGCGAAGGTGCGCACGTTCATCGACCATCTCGTCGAGCACTTCAGCCAATCGCCCGACACGATGCTTGGCGAGCAATGGGCGACGCAGGGCAGCCTGGGGCAGCCCGTCGATGCGTTGCCGGCCGATGCGCTTGCCGAGCATCCGAGCGCTGATCCGGCGCTGTCGCCGCGTCTGCCGCGCGCGCCGCGCGCCCGCGCCGTCGTGCCGTCGCCGCTGTAA
- a CDS encoding patatin-like phospholipase family protein has protein sequence MFDQVVFAGGGNRCWWQAGFWDVVRPALDVRPRVIAGISAGAATACMLYTRDSRWVMRYYEETLKHNRKNVYWGNLLRAEPVFPHYRIYRQALLDIYGEPFAKLSGAPEIRIGVSHVPRWLGARSAVAAGLIAYNIEKYVRKTLHPTLGRSLGFRPEFVRAQDCVRVDELADLVLQSSCTPPFTPVLRRNGRPVLDGGMVDNVPVGALDASPGLVLVMVTRLYPRPQAFVVNHGSQRRLYVQPSSKVPISSWDYTSPHQMQHAYDLGRRDGECFVTTASDFVGEFGAVR, from the coding sequence ATGTTCGATCAGGTCGTATTCGCGGGCGGCGGCAACCGATGCTGGTGGCAGGCGGGATTCTGGGATGTCGTGCGGCCCGCGCTCGACGTGCGGCCGCGCGTGATCGCCGGCATCTCGGCGGGCGCGGCGACCGCGTGCATGCTCTACACGCGCGATTCGCGTTGGGTGATGCGTTATTACGAAGAGACGCTCAAGCACAACCGGAAAAACGTCTACTGGGGCAACCTGCTGCGCGCCGAGCCGGTCTTCCCGCATTACCGGATCTACCGGCAGGCGCTCCTCGACATCTACGGCGAGCCGTTCGCGAAGCTCTCCGGCGCGCCCGAGATCCGTATCGGCGTGTCGCATGTGCCGCGCTGGCTCGGCGCGCGCAGCGCGGTCGCGGCGGGGCTTATCGCGTACAACATTGAGAAATACGTGCGCAAGACGCTCCATCCGACGCTCGGCCGCTCGCTCGGCTTTCGTCCGGAGTTCGTCCGCGCGCAGGATTGCGTGCGCGTCGACGAGCTTGCCGACCTCGTTCTCCAGTCGTCGTGCACGCCGCCGTTTACACCCGTCCTGCGCCGCAACGGCCGGCCGGTGCTCGACGGCGGGATGGTCGACAACGTGCCGGTCGGCGCGCTCGACGCGTCGCCGGGGCTTGTGCTCGTGATGGTGACGCGGCTTTATCCGCGTCCGCAGGCGTTCGTCGTCAACCACGGCAGCCAGCGGCGGCTCTACGTGCAGCCGTCGAGCAAGGTGCCGATCTCGAGCTGGGACTATACGAGCCCGCACCAGATGCAGCATGCGTATGATCTCGGTCGGCGCGATGGTGAGTGCTTCGTTACCACCGCATCGGATTTCGTCGGCGAATTCGGCGCGGTGCGCTGA
- a CDS encoding DNA topoisomerase III, with product MSKALIIAEKPSVANDIARALGGFTKHDEYYENDEYVLSSAVGHLLEIAAPEEYEVKRGKWSFAHLPVIPPHFDLNPIAKSESRLKVLTKLIKRKDVDRLVNACDAGREGELIFRLIAQHAKAKQPVQRLWLQSMTPAAIRDGFAHLRTDSDMQPLADAARCRSEADWLVGINGTRAMTAFNSKGGGFFLTTVGRVQTPTLSIVVEREEKIRRFVPRDYWEVRAEFVCAGGFYEGRWFDPKFKKDEFDPEKRDSRLWSLPAAETIVAACRGQIGTVTEESKPSTQLSPLLFDLTSLQREANGRFGFSAKNTLGLAQALYEKHKVLTYPRTDARALPEDYLDTVKSTLEMLKESNNYLPHAKQVLDKNWVKPNKRIFDNSKISDHFAIIPTLQAPKSLSEPEQKLYDLVVKRFLAVFFPAAEFKVTTRITEVAGHHFKTEGKVLVEPGWLQVYGRDAEGADANLVPVQKEEKVKTDKIAAHGLTTKPPARYSEATLLSAMEGAGKLVEDDELREAMAAKGLGTPATRAAIIEGLLGEKYLVREGRELIPTAKAFQLMTLLRGLDVKELTAPELTGEWEHKLAQMERGNLQRDAFMQEIARMTQTIVKRAKEYDSDTIPGDYATLQTPCPNCGGQVKENYRRFACTKCDFSISKIPGSRQFEIDEVEELLQKKEIGPLSGFRSKMGRPFSAILKLTFDDETKNYKLEFDFGQEQGGEEGEAPDFSAQEPVGACPKCKGRVFEHGMSYVCEHSVANPKTCDFRSGKVILQQEITREQMAKLLENGRTDLLPNFKSSRTGRNFKAYLVKQADGKIGFEFEKKEPRPAAAKKTASKSTATAGDAAADDAEKTEKKAAPARKTAARKTPARKTGS from the coding sequence ATGTCGAAAGCACTCATCATTGCGGAAAAGCCTTCTGTCGCGAACGACATCGCGCGCGCTTTGGGCGGCTTTACCAAGCATGACGAATACTACGAAAACGACGAATACGTCCTGTCGTCGGCGGTTGGCCACCTGCTCGAAATCGCCGCGCCCGAGGAATACGAGGTCAAGCGCGGCAAGTGGAGCTTTGCGCACCTGCCCGTCATCCCACCCCATTTTGATCTGAATCCGATCGCGAAAAGCGAGTCGCGCCTCAAGGTGCTGACGAAGCTGATCAAGCGCAAGGACGTCGACCGCCTGGTCAACGCATGTGACGCGGGGCGCGAGGGCGAGCTGATCTTCCGCCTGATCGCGCAGCACGCGAAGGCGAAGCAGCCGGTTCAGCGCCTGTGGCTCCAGTCGATGACGCCCGCCGCGATCCGCGACGGCTTCGCGCACCTGCGCACCGACTCGGACATGCAGCCGCTCGCCGATGCCGCCCGCTGCCGTTCGGAAGCCGACTGGCTCGTCGGCATCAACGGCACGCGCGCGATGACCGCGTTCAACAGCAAGGGCGGCGGCTTCTTCCTCACGACGGTCGGCCGCGTTCAGACGCCGACGCTGTCGATCGTCGTCGAGCGCGAGGAGAAGATCCGCCGCTTCGTGCCGCGCGATTACTGGGAAGTGCGTGCGGAATTCGTCTGCGCAGGCGGCTTCTACGAAGGCCGCTGGTTCGATCCGAAATTCAAGAAGGACGAATTCGATCCCGAGAAGCGCGACTCGCGCCTCTGGAGCCTGCCCGCCGCTGAGACGATCGTCGCCGCGTGCCGCGGCCAGATCGGCACCGTCACCGAGGAATCGAAGCCGTCGACGCAGCTCTCGCCACTCCTTTTCGATCTGACGAGCCTGCAACGCGAGGCGAACGGCCGCTTCGGCTTCTCGGCAAAGAACACGCTCGGCCTCGCCCAGGCGCTGTACGAAAAGCACAAGGTGCTCACCTATCCGCGTACCGACGCGCGCGCGCTGCCGGAGGACTACCTCGACACGGTGAAGTCGACGCTCGAGATGCTGAAGGAGAGCAACAACTACCTGCCGCACGCGAAGCAGGTGCTCGACAAGAACTGGGTGAAGCCGAACAAGCGGATCTTCGACAACTCGAAGATCAGCGACCACTTCGCGATCATCCCGACGCTGCAGGCGCCGAAGTCGCTGTCCGAGCCGGAGCAGAAGCTCTACGATCTCGTCGTCAAGCGCTTCCTCGCGGTGTTCTTCCCGGCCGCCGAATTCAAGGTGACGACCCGGATCACCGAGGTGGCCGGTCACCACTTCAAGACGGAAGGCAAGGTGCTCGTCGAGCCGGGCTGGCTGCAGGTTTACGGCCGCGACGCCGAGGGCGCCGACGCCAATCTCGTGCCGGTGCAGAAGGAGGAGAAGGTCAAGACCGACAAGATCGCCGCGCACGGCCTCACGACGAAGCCGCCCGCGCGCTACTCGGAAGCGACGCTGCTGTCGGCGATGGAAGGCGCGGGCAAACTCGTCGAGGACGACGAGTTACGCGAAGCGATGGCCGCGAAGGGCCTCGGTACGCCGGCGACGCGCGCAGCGATTATCGAAGGCCTGCTCGGCGAGAAGTACCTCGTGCGCGAGGGCCGCGAGCTGATTCCGACAGCGAAGGCGTTCCAACTGATGACCCTGCTGCGCGGCCTCGACGTGAAGGAGCTGACGGCGCCCGAGCTGACGGGCGAGTGGGAGCACAAGCTTGCGCAGATGGAGCGCGGCAACCTGCAGCGCGACGCGTTCATGCAGGAAATCGCGCGGATGACGCAGACGATCGTCAAGCGCGCGAAAGAGTACGACTCCGACACGATCCCGGGTGACTACGCGACGCTCCAGACGCCGTGCCCGAATTGCGGCGGCCAGGTGAAGGAGAACTACCGCCGCTTCGCCTGCACGAAGTGCGACTTCTCGATTTCGAAGATTCCGGGCAGCCGGCAGTTCGAGATCGACGAAGTCGAGGAGCTGCTGCAGAAGAAGGAGATCGGACCGCTGTCGGGCTTCCGCAGCAAGATGGGCCGGCCGTTCTCCGCAATCCTCAAGCTCACGTTCGACGACGAGACGAAAAACTACAAGCTCGAGTTCGACTTCGGCCAGGAGCAGGGCGGCGAAGAAGGCGAAGCGCCGGATTTCTCCGCGCAGGAGCCGGTCGGCGCGTGCCCGAAGTGCAAGGGCCGCGTGTTCGAGCACGGAATGAGCTACGTCTGCGAGCATTCGGTCGCGAACCCGAAGACCTGCGACTTCCGCTCCGGCAAGGTGATCCTCCAGCAGGAGATCACCCGCGAGCAGATGGCGAAGCTCCTCGAGAACGGCCGCACCGATCTGCTGCCGAACTTCAAGTCGTCGCGCACGGGACGCAACTTCAAGGCGTATCTCGTCAAGCAGGCTGACGGCAAGATCGGCTTCGAGTTCGAGAAGAAGGAGCCGCGACCCGCGGCGGCGAAGAAGACCGCATCCAAGTCGACGGCCACGGCCGGCGACGCGGCGGCGGACGACGCTGAAAAGACCGAGAAGAAGGCCGCGCCCGCTCGCAAGACGGCCGCGCGCAAGACACCGGCCCGCAAGACGGGTTCCTGA